In Pseudomonas oryzicola, one DNA window encodes the following:
- a CDS encoding CheR family methyltransferase, with protein sequence MKRTITPSPSSKPERDGIVPSHLNFPVVGIGASAGGLAALKVFFEHMPANSDMAFVIVLHLSPDHESVADKILQACTAMPVIQVTGTSRIESNHVYVISPASQLAMNDGYLKVVPSARPLGRHIAIDLFFRDLADVHKEYSFCLVLSGTGSDGAVGLSRIKEQGGITIVQSPDDAEFDGMPVAAIATGMVDAVLPVAEIPHKLLELWRNTQTIKLPAPHDLKVAAQTEEHAREDAERVIQDILRTLRNRTGHDFKHYKRATVLRRIERRLQVTTQPDLPSYLRYLEETSDEAKKLLGDMLIGVTNFFRDREAFEALERHVLGSLLSARDEEDNREEVRIWSAGCSTGEEAYSLAILSAEHQKLESHPLKLQVFATDIDERAIAVGRAGLYSEAIVTDVPPMRLRQYFVKENEHYRVRKEVREKVLFAKHSLLSDPPFSQIDLIVCRNLLIYLDRDIQKEMLQMFHFALRPGGYLFMGSSESADACPELFTPVDKRNRIFRAKVGASVNRRAPTMPRGGFTLSSLAMPAPLVQVQRKFSYADIHNRAMAQQMPPSMIVDSNGDILHMNEGAGRFLRYVTGEVARNVMVLIMPELRLELRTTLFQAQQSGKATLSRKVRFSEGDADYWLDIAARPYKDDVTAQEVCTIVFNAAPVSIGEQMLEFDQLTENKVMASLESELQRTKLHLQETIEQSEVSSEELKASNEEMQAINEELRSATEELETSKEELQSINEELLTVNYELKSKVEETDKINDYLANLIASTDIATVFVDRNMHIRWFTPRAKDIFSMLPVDTGRSLLDITHRLDYPQLADDATAVYESLTMMEREVSSSDQRWYIARLLPYRSSEDHIDGTVLTFIDITKRREAEEDLRLGQERMRLVAESTQDFAIIILDGNGLVSDWNRGAEYIFGYTPEEIVGSHFSVLFTAEDQAADVPEAELRRAQEHGRAEDERWHVRKDGSRFYCSGETARLRGETAGFVKIARDLTGHKRLQDEQSKQLAETQSDSMLKDEFFAVMSHELKHPLNLIQLNAEILRRLPAVRNTVQASKAIATINDAVTSQARIIDDLLDTARLRTGKLKLKKQLLDLVGLVKSIHAIAAEEYPSARITLELPQPGTSLVVDGDPTRIEQVVWNLLNNALKFSGERARVRVMLSRTENCARLDVSDNGPGLSAADLSSIFELFKQARHASHRRDGLGIGLALVRQLVEAHGGAVVARSAGLGHGSTFSVELPLSNQAQPELPPADPSEDGDGRLKGLRVLLVDDSPEVVDVMRMLLEMEDALVSSYLDPRQALQEAAEKRFDVILTDIGMPEMDGHEFVSALREKKQHRLTPTIALSGYGTHQAKRADEAALFDRRLTKPVQYDELVEAIEAVCRIGQA encoded by the coding sequence ATGAAAAGGACGATCACACCTTCTCCCAGCTCCAAGCCTGAGCGGGACGGGATTGTGCCAAGTCATCTCAATTTCCCGGTAGTAGGCATCGGTGCCTCTGCTGGCGGGCTTGCCGCCCTGAAAGTATTTTTCGAACACATGCCGGCAAACAGCGACATGGCGTTCGTCATCGTCCTGCACCTGTCGCCAGACCACGAAAGCGTGGCGGACAAGATCCTGCAGGCCTGCACTGCCATGCCGGTCATTCAGGTAACGGGCACCTCGCGCATCGAGTCGAATCATGTCTACGTGATATCGCCCGCCAGTCAATTGGCAATGAATGATGGCTACCTGAAGGTGGTGCCGTCGGCCCGGCCATTGGGCAGGCATATTGCCATCGACCTGTTCTTCCGTGATCTGGCGGACGTGCACAAGGAATACAGCTTCTGCCTGGTGCTTTCCGGTACCGGCAGTGACGGCGCGGTGGGCCTGTCGCGGATCAAGGAGCAGGGCGGCATCACCATCGTGCAGAGCCCCGACGATGCCGAGTTCGACGGCATGCCGGTGGCGGCAATCGCCACCGGCATGGTCGATGCGGTGTTGCCGGTGGCAGAAATACCGCACAAACTGCTGGAGTTGTGGCGTAACACGCAGACCATCAAGTTGCCCGCTCCGCATGACCTGAAAGTGGCTGCACAGACCGAGGAGCATGCACGCGAGGACGCAGAGCGGGTCATTCAGGACATCCTGCGCACCTTGCGTAACCGCACCGGGCACGATTTCAAGCATTACAAGCGTGCAACCGTGTTGCGCCGCATCGAGCGCAGGCTGCAAGTGACGACCCAGCCGGATCTACCCAGCTACCTGCGTTACCTGGAAGAAACTTCGGATGAAGCCAAGAAGCTGCTTGGCGACATGCTGATCGGAGTTACCAACTTCTTCCGCGACCGCGAGGCCTTCGAAGCCCTCGAACGCCATGTGCTGGGTTCGCTGCTCAGCGCCAGGGACGAGGAAGACAACCGTGAAGAGGTGCGCATCTGGTCCGCTGGCTGCTCGACCGGCGAAGAGGCCTACAGCCTGGCGATCCTGAGCGCGGAACACCAGAAGCTCGAATCCCACCCGCTGAAGCTGCAGGTGTTTGCCACCGACATCGATGAGCGCGCGATTGCCGTTGGCCGCGCCGGGCTGTATTCGGAAGCCATCGTCACCGACGTGCCGCCGATGCGCCTGCGGCAGTATTTCGTCAAGGAAAACGAGCATTACCGGGTGCGCAAGGAAGTTCGTGAAAAGGTCTTGTTCGCCAAGCACAGCCTGCTGTCCGACCCGCCATTCTCGCAGATCGACCTGATTGTCTGCCGCAACCTGCTCATCTACCTGGACCGCGATATCCAGAAGGAGATGCTGCAGATGTTCCACTTTGCGCTGCGGCCTGGTGGCTATCTGTTCATGGGTTCGTCGGAATCCGCCGATGCCTGCCCTGAACTGTTCACCCCGGTAGACAAGCGTAACCGCATCTTCCGCGCCAAGGTCGGCGCCAGCGTGAACCGCCGCGCCCCGACCATGCCCAGGGGCGGGTTCACCCTGTCCAGCCTGGCAATGCCCGCGCCGCTGGTACAGGTGCAGCGCAAGTTTTCCTACGCCGACATCCATAACCGGGCCATGGCCCAGCAGATGCCGCCCAGCATGATTGTTGACAGCAATGGCGACATCCTGCACATGAACGAAGGGGCAGGGCGTTTCCTGCGCTACGTGACTGGCGAAGTCGCGCGCAACGTGATGGTGCTGATCATGCCCGAGTTGCGGCTCGAGTTGCGCACCACGCTGTTCCAGGCGCAGCAGAGCGGCAAGGCTACCCTGTCGCGCAAGGTACGCTTCAGTGAGGGCGATGCCGACTACTGGCTCGACATCGCCGCACGGCCCTACAAGGACGATGTAACCGCTCAGGAAGTCTGCACCATTGTCTTCAATGCGGCGCCGGTGAGTATCGGCGAGCAGATGCTGGAGTTCGACCAGCTGACCGAGAACAAAGTGATGGCCAGCCTCGAAAGCGAGCTGCAGCGCACCAAGTTGCACCTGCAGGAAACCATCGAGCAGTCGGAGGTTTCCAGCGAAGAGCTGAAGGCTTCGAACGAAGAGATGCAGGCAATCAACGAAGAGCTGCGTTCCGCCACCGAAGAGCTGGAAACCAGCAAGGAAGAATTGCAGTCGATCAACGAAGAGCTGCTGACGGTCAACTACGAACTCAAGAGCAAGGTCGAGGAAACCGACAAGATCAACGATTACCTGGCCAACCTGATCGCCTCCACCGACATCGCCACGGTGTTCGTCGACCGCAACATGCACATCCGTTGGTTCACCCCGCGGGCCAAGGATATTTTCAGCATGCTGCCGGTGGACACCGGCCGTTCGCTGCTGGACATCACGCACCGCCTCGACTACCCGCAACTGGCCGATGATGCCACTGCCGTCTACGAGTCGCTGACCATGATGGAACGCGAAGTCAGCAGCAGCGACCAGCGCTGGTACATTGCCCGGCTGCTGCCTTACCGCTCCAGCGAAGACCATATCGACGGCACGGTGCTGACCTTCATCGACATCACCAAGCGCCGTGAAGCGGAAGAAGACCTGCGCCTGGGCCAGGAACGCATGCGCCTGGTGGCGGAAAGCACGCAGGATTTCGCCATCATCATCCTCGATGGCAACGGCCTTGTCAGCGACTGGAACCGGGGCGCCGAGTATATTTTCGGCTACACCCCCGAGGAGATTGTCGGCAGCCACTTCAGCGTGCTGTTCACTGCCGAGGACCAGGCCGCCGACGTGCCCGAGGCAGAATTGCGCCGCGCGCAGGAGCATGGCCGGGCGGAGGACGAGCGTTGGCACGTGCGCAAGGACGGCAGCCGCTTCTATTGCAGTGGCGAAACAGCCCGGTTGCGCGGCGAGACCGCAGGCTTCGTCAAGATTGCCCGCGACCTCACCGGGCACAAGCGCCTGCAGGACGAGCAAAGTAAACAGCTGGCCGAGACGCAGAGCGACAGCATGCTCAAGGACGAGTTCTTTGCGGTGATGTCGCATGAACTGAAGCATCCGCTCAACCTGATTCAGCTCAACGCCGAGATTCTTCGTCGGCTACCGGCGGTACGCAACACGGTCCAGGCGAGCAAGGCCATCGCTACCATCAACGACGCGGTGACCAGCCAGGCGCGCATCATCGACGACCTGCTCGACACGGCCCGCCTGCGCACCGGCAAGTTGAAACTGAAGAAACAGTTGCTGGACCTGGTCGGCCTGGTCAAGTCGATCCATGCCATCGCAGCGGAGGAGTACCCGTCGGCACGTATCACCCTCGAGCTGCCCCAGCCGGGCACCTCGCTGGTGGTCGATGGTGACCCGACGCGGATCGAGCAGGTGGTGTGGAACCTGCTCAACAATGCCCTGAAGTTCAGTGGCGAGAGAGCCCGCGTGCGGGTGATGCTGAGCCGCACGGAAAACTGCGCGCGTCTGGACGTGAGCGACAACGGGCCGGGGTTGTCCGCTGCCGACCTGTCCAGCATCTTCGAACTGTTCAAACAGGCCAGGCATGCCAGCCACCGCCGCGATGGCCTGGGTATCGGCCTGGCCTTGGTCAGGCAGTTGGTCGAAGCCCATGGCGGTGCCGTGGTCGCCCGGTCGGCCGGGTTGGGGCATGGCTCGACCTTCAGCGTCGAGTTGCCGCTGTCGAACCAGGCTCAGCCCGAATTACCACCAGCCGACCCCTCCGAGGATGGTGATGGCCGGTTGAAAGGGTTGCGAGTGCTGCTGGTGGACGATTCGCCGGAAGTGGTCGACGTGATGCGCATGCTGCTGGAAATGGAAGA
- the xth gene encoding exodeoxyribonuclease III, translating into MKALKIATFNINGIRSRLPALLAWLEREQPDIACLQELKAADQQFPRQALEAAGYACVYQGQPSWNGVAILARGSEPLEVRRGLPGMEDDTQSRYLEAAVHGVLVACLYLPNGNPQPGPKFDYKLRWFECLIQHAQGLYGSGHPTVMAGDFNVVPTDMDIYNPRSWLKDALLQPESRACFARLLGQGWVDAIRHLYPDERIYTFWDYFRNHWARNAGLRIDHLLLNPDLAPYLKRAGVDAWVRNEARASDHAPTWIELGTRRRQT; encoded by the coding sequence ATGAAAGCGCTGAAGATCGCCACGTTCAACATCAATGGCATTCGCAGCCGCCTGCCGGCCTTGCTGGCCTGGCTGGAACGGGAACAGCCGGACATCGCCTGCCTGCAGGAACTCAAGGCGGCGGATCAGCAATTTCCCCGCCAGGCACTCGAAGCGGCGGGTTATGCTTGTGTCTACCAGGGCCAGCCGTCGTGGAACGGCGTGGCCATCCTGGCGCGGGGCAGCGAGCCGCTGGAGGTGCGTCGTGGCCTGCCAGGCATGGAGGACGATACGCAAAGCCGCTATCTGGAAGCGGCAGTGCATGGCGTGCTGGTGGCATGCCTGTACCTGCCGAACGGCAACCCGCAACCGGGGCCGAAATTCGACTACAAACTGCGTTGGTTCGAATGCCTGATCCAGCACGCGCAGGGTTTGTACGGCAGCGGCCACCCGACGGTGATGGCGGGTGATTTCAATGTGGTACCCACCGACATGGATATCTACAACCCGCGCTCCTGGTTGAAGGATGCCTTGCTGCAACCCGAGTCTCGGGCGTGCTTCGCCCGGCTGCTTGGGCAGGGCTGGGTCGATGCAATCCGCCATCTCTACCCCGACGAACGTATCTATACATTCTGGGATTACTTCCGCAACCACTGGGCACGCAACGCCGGCCTTCGTATCGACCATTTGTTGCTCAACCCTGACCTGGCGCCCTACCTGAAGCGGGCGGGCGTCGATGCCTGGGTGCGTAACGAAGCCAGGGCCAGCGACCATGCGCCAACCTGGATCGAACTGGGCACGCGGCGCCGGCAAACATAG